One part of the Terrimicrobium sacchariphilum genome encodes these proteins:
- the trpS gene encoding tryptophan--tRNA ligase, with amino-acid sequence MRILSGIQPSGTLHLGNYFGMMRPAIELQDQGEALYFIADYHALTTVRNAADLSKNIRDVAIDFLACGLDPQKACFFRQSHVPAVTELSWILSVLTPMGLLERCHSYKDKLAKGFIPSHGLFAYPVLMAADILIYDSDLVPVGKDQKQHIEVARDLVIKFNEAYGDTLKLPEPSIREEAAVVPGVNGEKMSKSYGNTIGMFEEEKPLRKKIMGLKTDTTPIEAPKPTENSNILALYKLVASGADYDQMVAEFQSGGVGYGTFKQRLFEAIWTYFAPMRERRAEILADPGYVDRVLKEGAEKANALATPVMQRVRKAVGLT; translated from the coding sequence ATGCGCATTCTTTCCGGCATCCAGCCCTCGGGCACCCTGCATCTCGGCAACTACTTTGGCATGATGCGTCCTGCCATCGAGCTCCAGGATCAGGGCGAGGCCCTGTACTTCATCGCGGACTACCATGCACTGACGACGGTCCGCAATGCCGCCGACCTCAGCAAAAACATTCGCGATGTCGCCATCGATTTTCTCGCCTGCGGGCTTGATCCGCAAAAGGCCTGCTTTTTCCGTCAATCGCACGTCCCGGCGGTAACCGAACTCTCTTGGATTCTCAGCGTCTTGACGCCGATGGGCCTCCTCGAGCGCTGCCATTCCTACAAGGATAAGCTGGCGAAAGGGTTCATTCCCTCGCATGGCCTCTTCGCCTACCCGGTGCTGATGGCGGCGGACATCCTCATCTACGACAGCGATCTCGTGCCGGTGGGCAAGGACCAGAAGCAGCATATCGAGGTCGCGCGTGATCTGGTCATCAAGTTCAACGAAGCCTACGGCGATACCCTCAAGCTCCCCGAGCCCAGCATCCGCGAGGAAGCCGCGGTCGTTCCTGGGGTGAATGGCGAAAAGATGAGCAAGAGCTATGGGAACACGATCGGGATGTTTGAAGAGGAAAAGCCTCTCCGAAAGAAGATCATGGGCCTCAAGACAGACACCACGCCCATCGAGGCTCCCAAGCCGACCGAAAACTCCAACATACTCGCCCTGTACAAGCTCGTCGCCAGCGGAGCGGACTACGACCAGATGGTCGCCGAGTTCCAGAGCGGCGGAGTGGGCTATGGCACCTTCAAGCAGCGTCTGTTTGAGGCGATCTGGACGTACTTTGCCCCGATGCGGGAGCGCCGCGCCGAGATTCTCGCCGATCCGGGATATGTCGACCGTGTCCTCAAGGAAGGCGCGGAGAAGGCCAATGCCCTCGCCACGCCGGTCATGCAGCGGGTGCGCAAAGCGGTCGGCCTGACCTAA
- a CDS encoding ASCH domain-containing protein encodes MIFQALSVLSPAGSLIRSGRKTIDVRDWQPPTLPLHNLLIVQNSVPLSDETPADDAGAIVALVDIVAVRDWTPEDLEKSRMETYQNGFQAWELTNVRPAAYNRFVPARLGVYELEVNPKYLMLPDGAYNYVYPEESQSGLEKDATTEP; translated from the coding sequence ATGATTTTCCAGGCACTCTCGGTCCTCTCTCCCGCAGGCAGTCTCATTCGCTCCGGTCGCAAGACGATCGACGTACGCGACTGGCAGCCCCCCACCCTGCCCCTGCACAATCTGCTCATCGTCCAGAACAGCGTGCCGCTCAGTGACGAAACTCCAGCGGATGATGCCGGCGCCATCGTGGCACTGGTCGACATCGTCGCCGTCCGAGACTGGACTCCCGAGGATCTGGAAAAATCGCGCATGGAGACATACCAGAATGGTTTTCAAGCTTGGGAACTCACCAACGTGCGCCCAGCCGCCTACAATCGATTCGTTCCCGCCCGGCTCGGCGTTTACGAACTCGAAGTGAATCCCAAGTACCTCATGCTCCCCGACGGTGCATACAATTACGTCTATCCCGAGGAATCCCAGAGCGGTCTCGAAAAAGACGCAACCACTGAGCCGTGA
- a CDS encoding ribonuclease HII, translated as MPCSLKHERTLWQQGIERVAGIDEAGRGPLAGPVVVATVILTEKFRLKELDDSKKLAAKKRDELYSFLVGEVEWTVAVFTHEEVDRLNILGATHEAMRDAVTKHALPAHHALIDGLPVPRFPIPHTALVGGDSLSKSIAAASVIAKVTRDRIMEEMDQIYPQYGFAKHKGYATAEHLAKLREHGPCPIHRQSFEPVAQQYLF; from the coding sequence ATGCCTTGTTCGCTCAAACACGAGCGCACGCTCTGGCAACAGGGCATCGAGAGAGTAGCGGGAATAGACGAAGCTGGCAGGGGTCCCCTCGCCGGCCCGGTGGTGGTAGCCACCGTCATCCTCACCGAGAAGTTCCGACTCAAGGAACTCGACGATTCCAAGAAGCTCGCCGCGAAAAAACGCGACGAGCTTTACTCGTTTCTGGTCGGGGAGGTCGAGTGGACCGTGGCTGTCTTCACCCATGAAGAGGTCGATCGGCTGAATATCCTGGGCGCGACCCACGAAGCGATGCGAGATGCGGTGACGAAGCATGCCCTGCCCGCTCATCATGCGCTCATCGACGGTCTGCCCGTTCCCCGCTTTCCCATTCCCCATACCGCGTTGGTGGGAGGCGACTCACTCAGCAAATCCATCGCCGCCGCCAGCGTGATCGCCAAGGTCACGCGCGACCGGATCATGGAGGAGATGGACCAGATTTACCCGCAATACGGCTTCGCCAAGCACAAAGGCTATGCGACCGCCGAGCATCTCGCTAAGCTCCGGGAGCATGGCCCTTGCCCGATCCATCGCCAGAGTTTTGAGCCGGTGGCGCAGCAGTATCTCTTCTGA
- the rplS gene encoding 50S ribosomal protein L19, whose product MSIIDKIESEQLKKEIPAFNVGDTVKVHTRVIEGDKERIQVYSGIVIGRKGTGINSNFTVRRVSYGEGVERVFPLHSPRIAKIEIERHGEVRRAKLNYLRSRKGKSATTVKEKSPQSRS is encoded by the coding sequence ATGAGCATTATTGACAAAATCGAGAGCGAGCAGCTCAAGAAAGAGATCCCGGCCTTCAATGTTGGCGACACTGTGAAGGTCCACACGCGCGTTATCGAAGGCGACAAGGAGCGTATCCAGGTTTACAGCGGTATCGTCATCGGCCGCAAAGGCACCGGTATCAACTCGAACTTCACCGTGCGCCGCGTGAGCTACGGAGAAGGTGTCGAGCGAGTATTCCCGCTGCACTCGCCCCGTATCGCCAAGATCGAGATCGAGCGCCACGGCGAAGTCCGCCGCGCCAAGCTCAACTACCTCCGCAGCCGCAAGGGCAAGAGCGCCACGACGGTCAAGGAGAAGTCTCCGCAGTCCCGCTCCTAG
- the fbaA gene encoding class II fructose-bisphosphate aldolase, translating to MPTSTFRPGVLFGEEVKELLDYAKANEFALPAVNCISTNSVNAALAAAREVKSPMMVQFSNGGAHFFIGKGISKEGQKGAILGGVAGAHFVDAAAKAYGVPVILNTDHCAKKLLPWVDGMLAASEEQFAKTGKPLFSSHMLDLSEESLDENLETCAKYLARMAKMGMTLEIELGVTGGEEDGVDNSGVEESKLYTQPEEVAQAYTTLNAISPNFTVAAAFGNVHGVYKPGNVKLKPSILRDSQEYIEKTLGTGPKPVNFVFHGGSGSSREEIREAIGYGAIKMNLDTDLQWAFWDGIRAYEAKNHGYLQGQIGNPEGPDSPNKKYYDPRVWLAAAEESFTKRLISSFEDLNCINRNA from the coding sequence ATGCCAACTTCTACTTTCCGTCCCGGCGTTCTCTTCGGGGAAGAGGTCAAGGAACTCCTTGATTACGCCAAAGCCAATGAATTTGCCCTCCCGGCCGTCAATTGTATCAGCACGAACTCCGTGAACGCGGCTTTGGCCGCCGCTCGCGAGGTGAAGTCGCCGATGATGGTCCAGTTCTCCAATGGCGGAGCGCATTTCTTCATCGGCAAGGGCATCTCGAAGGAAGGCCAGAAGGGCGCGATCCTCGGCGGTGTGGCCGGCGCGCATTTCGTCGACGCGGCAGCCAAGGCCTACGGCGTGCCGGTGATTCTCAATACCGACCATTGCGCCAAGAAGCTCCTTCCCTGGGTGGACGGAATGCTCGCCGCCAGCGAGGAGCAGTTTGCCAAGACGGGCAAGCCCCTTTTCAGCTCCCACATGCTCGACCTTTCCGAGGAATCCCTCGACGAAAACCTCGAGACCTGCGCCAAGTACCTCGCCCGCATGGCCAAGATGGGCATGACGCTTGAGATCGAGCTCGGCGTGACTGGCGGTGAGGAGGACGGCGTCGACAACTCCGGCGTGGAAGAGTCCAAGCTCTACACCCAGCCCGAGGAAGTCGCCCAGGCCTATACGACTCTCAACGCGATCAGCCCGAACTTCACGGTCGCTGCCGCCTTCGGCAATGTGCATGGCGTTTACAAGCCGGGCAACGTGAAGCTGAAGCCCTCGATCCTCCGCGATTCGCAGGAGTATATCGAGAAGACGCTCGGCACGGGACCGAAGCCGGTGAACTTCGTGTTCCATGGCGGCTCCGGCTCCTCCCGCGAGGAAATCCGCGAGGCGATCGGGTATGGCGCGATCAAGATGAACCTCGACACCGACCTCCAGTGGGCGTTCTGGGACGGCATCCGCGCCTACGAGGCCAAGAATCACGGGTATCTCCAGGGACAGATCGGCAATCCGGAAGGTCCCGATTCGCCGAACAAGAAGTACTACGATCCGCGCGTGTGGCTCGCCGCCGCCGAGGAGTCCTTCACCAAACGGCTCATTTCTTCGTTCGAGGATCTGAACTGCATCAATCGCAACGCCTAA
- a CDS encoding efflux RND transporter periplasmic adaptor subunit gives MKSARAFAALGLVALLVSCEKKSEKGATPPVPVTVTPITQKDVYVSRTWVGLLNGYQNADIRAQVNGYLLTQNYKEGSLVKKGTILFTIDPRPFEAALAQAQADYAKAVAQATLAKVTLDRQTQLYKTKVISQQEYDTSYQQAQADFAAVAAQQAQVDTAQINLNYCTITAPFDGIVGLAQAQIGDLVGPSGSEAVLTQMSQVNPIKVNFSITEEQYLEAAPLLKKLQDTAAADLEARIQLRLADGKEYPQLGKFDFVNRQVTTSTGTIQITALFPNDDDVLRPGLFGRITAPVQMIPDALVVPQASLVELQGKYFVGVLKPDNTVQFVPVKPGPLDGDYQVIEPVVKQFKLAAGDKVLVGGVEKVRGDVTVSPSAWQAPAASPTPGASPTPTPAS, from the coding sequence ATGAAGAGTGCGCGTGCATTTGCCGCCCTGGGTCTGGTGGCGCTCCTGGTTTCGTGTGAGAAGAAATCCGAGAAGGGAGCGACTCCCCCGGTTCCGGTGACCGTTACCCCGATCACACAAAAGGATGTCTATGTGTCCCGGACGTGGGTCGGCCTGCTGAATGGTTATCAGAATGCGGATATCCGTGCTCAGGTGAATGGCTATCTGCTGACCCAGAACTATAAGGAAGGTTCTCTGGTCAAAAAGGGTACGATCCTCTTTACCATAGATCCGCGCCCCTTCGAGGCCGCTCTCGCCCAGGCTCAGGCCGACTATGCCAAGGCCGTCGCCCAGGCCACTCTCGCCAAGGTCACTCTTGATCGCCAGACGCAGTTGTATAAGACCAAGGTCATTAGCCAGCAGGAATACGATACCTCCTACCAGCAGGCACAAGCCGACTTCGCTGCCGTGGCTGCACAGCAGGCTCAGGTCGATACCGCACAGATCAATCTGAACTACTGCACGATTACCGCTCCCTTTGACGGTATCGTCGGCCTTGCCCAGGCGCAGATCGGTGATCTCGTTGGCCCCAGTGGCTCTGAGGCTGTGCTTACACAAATGTCGCAGGTCAACCCGATCAAGGTGAACTTCTCGATCACGGAGGAGCAATATCTGGAAGCGGCTCCGCTGCTGAAGAAGTTGCAGGATACCGCTGCGGCCGATCTGGAGGCTCGCATTCAGTTGCGCCTCGCCGACGGGAAGGAGTATCCGCAACTCGGAAAATTTGACTTCGTCAATCGTCAGGTCACCACGAGCACCGGCACGATCCAGATCACGGCGTTGTTTCCCAACGATGATGACGTGCTTCGGCCCGGCCTCTTCGGGCGTATCACGGCTCCGGTGCAGATGATTCCCGACGCGCTGGTCGTCCCGCAAGCATCCCTGGTCGAGTTGCAGGGCAAGTACTTCGTCGGCGTGTTGAAGCCGGACAACACCGTGCAGTTCGTACCCGTCAAGCCCGGTCCCTTGGACGGTGATTATCAGGTGATCGAGCCGGTGGTGAAGCAATTCAAGCTGGCAGCTGGGGACAAGGTCCTGGTTGGCGGCGTCGAGAAAGTGCGCGGAGATGTGACGGTCAGCCCTTCTGCCTGGCAGGCTCCCGCGGCAAGCCCGACACCAGGTGCTTCACCCACGCCCACTCCGGCTTCCTAA
- a CDS encoding efflux RND transporter permease subunit encodes MSNFFIRRPIVAMVIAIITVIVGIVSMLGLPVAQFPNIVPPQIQVQTTYVGADALTVEASVATPIEQEMSGVEGMEYMYSINANNGMMTLNTIFGVSTIPTTDQILAQMRQTQASPQLPSDVRNYGVTVEQALSSPLGVFVLYSPNGTYDPTFLANYAYININDPMTRVNGVGSVTIFGAGEYAMRIWVKPDRLATLNITVPEVIRAVQTQNNVNPAGQIGAEPVPKGQVFTFTVNTTGRLVTEDDFKNIVIRANKDGSIVKVGDVARVELGAQVYNLKGRFNGQNAAIIAVYQLPGSNAVDTMKAARALMEQSSKLFPSDLKYAVALDTTLAVTEGMKEIVKTLFEAMVLVIIVVFIFLQGWRATLIPLIAVPVSLIGTFAVFPMLGFSINTLSLFGLVLAIGLVVDDAIVVVEAIESHIEEGLSPRDAAIKAMSQVQGPVVAIALILAAVFIPTVFIPGITGQMYQQFAVTMAVSVLISAFNALTLSPALGALLLRPKKESHGLLSKFFGGFNKFFGVATNGYVSVCHGLIRKLVISLILIVGIGLLGGGIASKMPSGFIPEEDQGYLFGVVQLPRASSLQQTSEAATDIENILMKTPGVESVTTIVGFNLLSTVQSTYTGFFFITLKPWAERTTPELQVDAIQQHINREVAALPKPSAAFAFPPPAIPGIGTSGGVTFILEDRTGGPVELIAKNTQTFMEAARKRPELASLFTTALWDVPQIYLGVDQAQAMVQGVSLSDAYQTVQTFFGGYFVNYFNRFGLQWQVYVQAEGDYRTDISNLGLFYVTNKDGQAVPVSSFVTPKKTYGPEFTMRYNMYRCSQISASVAPGYSTGQAMKALEEVFAQTMPQGAGYDYFGMSYQEQQAAQGVPPAAIFGLSLLFVFLILAAQYESWSLPFSVLLTTPIAVFGAFAGLAARGMQNNLYAQIGLVMLIGLAAKNAILIVEFAKDEYEKGKPLFEATLAGAKLRLRPILMTAFAFILGTVPLAIATGSGAVSRRILGTTVIGGMLAATLISIFLIPASFYFVEKFFVGKKSEDEGGETAPKAPEAPGASA; translated from the coding sequence ATGTCGAATTTCTTCATCCGGCGGCCGATCGTGGCGATGGTCATCGCCATTATCACGGTGATCGTGGGTATTGTCTCGATGCTCGGGCTTCCCGTGGCCCAGTTCCCGAACATCGTTCCTCCCCAGATTCAGGTCCAGACGACCTATGTGGGTGCTGACGCCTTGACTGTCGAAGCCTCGGTGGCGACCCCCATCGAGCAGGAGATGAGCGGTGTCGAGGGCATGGAGTACATGTACTCCATCAATGCCAACAACGGCATGATGACGCTGAATACGATCTTCGGCGTTTCGACCATTCCCACGACAGACCAGATCCTTGCCCAGATGCGGCAGACCCAGGCCTCGCCGCAGCTCCCGAGCGACGTGCGCAACTACGGTGTCACCGTCGAGCAGGCTCTTTCTTCCCCGCTGGGCGTCTTCGTCCTTTACTCGCCCAACGGTACCTACGACCCGACCTTCCTCGCCAACTACGCGTACATCAACATCAATGACCCCATGACCCGCGTGAACGGCGTGGGTAGTGTCACCATCTTCGGTGCGGGTGAATACGCGATGCGCATCTGGGTAAAGCCCGATCGCCTGGCCACGCTCAATATCACGGTCCCGGAGGTCATCCGCGCCGTGCAGACCCAGAATAACGTGAATCCCGCCGGCCAGATCGGTGCCGAGCCGGTTCCGAAAGGCCAGGTCTTTACGTTCACGGTCAATACCACCGGCCGTCTCGTCACCGAAGACGACTTCAAGAACATCGTCATCCGCGCCAACAAGGACGGCTCCATCGTGAAGGTGGGGGATGTCGCCCGTGTCGAGCTCGGCGCCCAGGTCTACAACCTCAAGGGACGCTTTAACGGGCAAAATGCCGCCATTATCGCGGTTTACCAGCTCCCGGGCTCCAATGCCGTCGATACGATGAAGGCGGCTCGCGCGCTGATGGAGCAATCTTCCAAGCTGTTCCCGAGCGATCTCAAGTACGCCGTTGCTCTCGACACGACTCTCGCCGTGACGGAAGGCATGAAGGAAATCGTGAAGACGCTCTTTGAGGCGATGGTGCTCGTTATCATCGTGGTCTTCATCTTCCTGCAAGGCTGGCGCGCCACTCTCATTCCTCTCATCGCCGTGCCGGTTTCGCTCATTGGTACTTTTGCCGTGTTTCCGATGCTCGGTTTCTCGATCAACACACTTTCGCTGTTTGGTCTGGTGCTGGCGATTGGTCTGGTCGTCGACGACGCCATCGTGGTGGTGGAGGCGATCGAGAGTCATATCGAGGAGGGGCTGTCGCCCCGGGATGCTGCCATCAAGGCGATGTCCCAGGTGCAGGGCCCTGTCGTTGCCATCGCGCTCATCCTGGCGGCTGTCTTCATCCCGACGGTGTTCATTCCGGGCATCACCGGCCAGATGTATCAGCAGTTTGCGGTCACGATGGCCGTATCGGTGTTGATTTCGGCCTTTAACGCGCTCACCCTCAGCCCGGCGCTCGGCGCTCTGCTTCTGCGTCCCAAGAAGGAGTCGCACGGCTTGCTGTCGAAATTTTTCGGCGGCTTCAACAAGTTCTTCGGCGTGGCGACCAATGGCTATGTGAGCGTCTGTCACGGCCTCATTCGCAAGCTCGTGATCAGCCTCATCCTGATCGTCGGCATCGGCCTGCTCGGCGGAGGCATTGCTTCCAAGATGCCATCGGGCTTCATTCCCGAGGAAGATCAGGGTTATCTCTTTGGCGTGGTCCAGCTGCCGCGAGCCTCCTCGCTCCAGCAGACCAGCGAGGCGGCGACGGATATCGAGAATATCCTGATGAAGACTCCCGGTGTGGAATCCGTGACCACGATCGTTGGTTTTAACCTCCTCAGCACGGTGCAGAGCACCTACACGGGATTCTTCTTCATCACGCTGAAGCCATGGGCCGAGCGCACGACGCCCGAACTCCAGGTGGATGCCATCCAGCAGCATATCAATCGCGAGGTGGCGGCTTTGCCCAAACCTTCGGCTGCCTTTGCCTTCCCGCCGCCGGCCATTCCGGGTATCGGCACCTCTGGCGGCGTAACCTTCATTCTTGAGGATCGCACCGGCGGGCCGGTGGAGTTAATCGCCAAAAACACACAGACCTTCATGGAGGCTGCGCGCAAGCGGCCCGAACTCGCTTCCCTTTTCACGACGGCTCTATGGGACGTGCCGCAGATTTACCTCGGTGTCGATCAGGCGCAGGCGATGGTGCAGGGTGTCAGCCTGTCGGACGCCTATCAGACGGTACAGACGTTCTTCGGCGGATATTTCGTCAACTATTTCAATCGCTTCGGTCTCCAGTGGCAGGTCTACGTCCAGGCAGAGGGCGACTATCGCACGGATATTTCCAACCTCGGCTTGTTCTACGTCACGAACAAGGATGGTCAGGCTGTGCCGGTGTCGTCCTTTGTGACGCCAAAGAAGACCTACGGACCGGAGTTCACGATGCGTTACAATATGTATCGCTGCTCGCAGATCAGCGCCTCGGTGGCTCCGGGATACAGTACCGGTCAGGCCATGAAGGCGTTGGAGGAGGTCTTTGCGCAGACGATGCCGCAGGGGGCAGGATACGATTACTTCGGTATGTCGTATCAGGAGCAACAGGCTGCACAAGGCGTGCCGCCTGCCGCCATCTTCGGCCTCTCGCTGCTCTTCGTCTTCCTCATTCTCGCTGCGCAATATGAAAGCTGGTCGCTGCCCTTCAGCGTGCTGCTCACGACGCCGATCGCGGTATTCGGAGCATTCGCTGGTCTGGCCGCTCGCGGCATGCAGAACAACCTCTATGCCCAGATCGGTCTTGTCATGCTGATCGGTCTCGCGGCGAAGAACGCGATCCTTATCGTGGAGTTCGCCAAGGATGAGTACGAGAAAGGGAAACCCCTCTTTGAGGCAACGCTGGCAGGCGCCAAGCTCCGTCTGCGTCCCATCCTGATGACTGCCTTTGCGTTCATTCTCGGTACGGTGCCCCTGGCCATTGCCACCGGCTCCGGGGCTGTTTCCCGGCGTATCCTGGGCACCACGGTGATCGGTGGTATGCTTGCAGCCACACTGATCTCGATTTTCCTTATCCCGGCGTCGTTCTACTTCGTTGAGAAATTCTTCGTCGGCAAAAAGTCGGAGGATGAGGGGGGAGAGACCGCACCCAAGGCTCCAGAGGCTCCCGGGGCATCTGCCTGA
- a CDS encoding efflux RND transporter periplasmic adaptor subunit: MKCWELRTVASVLIVMGLVGCGPKPVATKPLPPATYAVAAEQNVPLTINTFGNCVTVADVTLQAQVTGTLTRFAIQQGALVKEGDLVAEIDPSPFQAALQEAKGSLDSAQAQLANADVTLQRQQQLYKTKTIDLADLQSAEANQLQAQGNVLSAQGQLANAQINLAYCTIKSPITGKAGIYMVDAGNLVTASKTELINIQTIDPIYVDFTVSENDFNTIRKYFTNGELPIEVTIPGAPDKVIPGKLTFINNSVASDTGTLSLRGTFPNADALLWPGLFVNVSLILTTVEKAVTVPSMCVMVGQTGPYVFKVNADDTVALQPVTLGQRRSDFAVVTKGVSAGDRIITAGQLGLVTGKKVTPTLWQPPAPLPSRQDAAK; encoded by the coding sequence ATGAAGTGTTGGGAATTACGGACTGTTGCGTCAGTGTTGATCGTGATGGGCCTGGTCGGTTGCGGTCCCAAGCCGGTAGCTACTAAACCACTGCCCCCGGCGACCTACGCGGTCGCTGCGGAGCAGAATGTCCCTCTTACGATCAACACCTTTGGGAATTGCGTCACTGTCGCCGACGTGACGCTTCAGGCGCAGGTGACGGGAACCTTGACCCGCTTTGCCATCCAGCAAGGCGCTCTGGTCAAGGAGGGAGACCTCGTCGCGGAGATCGATCCTTCGCCTTTCCAGGCGGCGTTGCAGGAGGCCAAGGGTAGTCTGGATTCCGCCCAGGCGCAGCTGGCGAATGCCGATGTCACGCTTCAGCGTCAGCAGCAGCTTTACAAAACGAAGACCATCGATCTGGCTGACCTCCAGAGCGCCGAAGCCAATCAGCTTCAAGCCCAGGGCAACGTGCTATCGGCTCAGGGGCAACTGGCCAATGCCCAGATCAATCTCGCGTACTGCACCATCAAGTCGCCGATTACCGGCAAGGCTGGCATTTACATGGTTGATGCAGGGAATCTTGTGACGGCCAGCAAGACCGAGCTGATCAACATCCAGACGATCGATCCGATCTATGTCGATTTCACTGTTTCGGAAAACGACTTCAATACGATCCGGAAGTATTTCACCAATGGAGAACTCCCCATCGAGGTGACCATTCCCGGAGCGCCTGACAAAGTCATCCCCGGCAAACTGACTTTTATTAACAACAGTGTCGCCAGCGACACGGGGACGCTTTCCCTCAGGGGAACTTTTCCGAATGCTGATGCACTCCTCTGGCCGGGGCTCTTCGTCAATGTCAGCCTGATCCTTACGACGGTCGAGAAGGCGGTGACCGTACCCTCGATGTGCGTGATGGTTGGCCAGACCGGCCCGTATGTTTTCAAGGTCAATGCGGATGATACCGTAGCGCTCCAGCCGGTGACTCTCGGCCAGAGGCGCAGTGATTTCGCTGTCGTGACCAAGGGCGTTTCGGCTGGCGACCGGATCATCACGGCGGGACAGCTGGGACTCGTCACCGGCAAGAAGGTGACCCCCACACTCTGGCAGCCCCCGGCTCCGCTGCCCTCCCGGCAGGACGCGGCGAAATAG